Proteins co-encoded in one Arachis hypogaea cultivar Tifrunner chromosome 11, arahy.Tifrunner.gnm2.J5K5, whole genome shotgun sequence genomic window:
- the LOC112720067 gene encoding chaperonin-like RbcX protein 2, chloroplastic — MMGALSVVGSSVMESHTGPCLCVDHHAHATSVSLKSNNNNIMELRSSFIDPMREWRLCLSRRSFKKQQRNHYRRFNILNELGGQYEETFDDVKTQMLNYFTYKAVRTVLQQLYEMNPPQYTWFYNFVASNKPGDGKRFIRILGKEQQDLAERVMVTRLHLYGKWVKKCNHAEIYQEISDENLELMRERLMETVIWPSDDSNTEMIG, encoded by the exons ATGATGGGTGCTTTATCGGTGGTGGGTTCATCAGTGATGGAATCACACACAGGTCCATGTTTGTGTGTGGATCATCATGCACATGCAACAAGTGTGAGTCTAAAgagcaacaataataatattatggaGTTGAGAAGTTCCTTCATTGATCCAATGAGAGAGTGGAGGCTATGTCTTAGTAGAAGAAGTTTCAAGAAGCAGCAGCGAAATCATTATAGGAGATTCAACATTCTCAACGAGCTTGGTGGTCAATATGAGGAGACTTTTGATGATGTTAAAACG CAAATGCtcaactatttcacgtataaggctgTGAGAACAGTTCTTCAGCAGTTGTATGAGATGAACCCTCCTCAATATACCTGGTTCTACAA ttttgttgcatcgaACAAACCAGGAGATGGGAAACGTTTTATTCGAATCCTCGGAAAG GAGCAACAAGATCTCGCTGAAAGAGTGATGGTTACTAGGCTTCACCTCTATGGTAAATGGGTCAAG AAATGTAATCATGCCGAGATATATCAAGAAATCTCTGATGAAAATCTAGAGTTGATGAGGGAACGGCTCATGGAGACAGTAATATGGCCCTCAGATGACTCAAACACAGAAATGATTGGCtga